In Sneathia sanguinegens, the following are encoded in one genomic region:
- the argF gene encoding ornithine carbamoyltransferase, which translates to MPKNLQGRSFLKLLDFTSQDIRYLLDLSKKFKELKLTRTPHKYLEGKNIALLFEKTSTRTRCAFEVAGYDLGMGVTYLEPGSSQMGKKESIADTARVLGRMYDGIEYRGFSQDLVQELSDKAGVPVWNGLTDMFHPTQMLADLLTIEENFGHLKGINFTFMGDARNNVANSLLIACAKMGLNFTACGPKELVPKESLIEKAKEIAKETGAKIKFTENVEEGCKNADVIYTDIWVSMGEPDSVWEQRIKLLSPYQVNKKAMEYANSEAIFLHCLPSFHDRNTTIGEQIFEKYGLPEMEVANEIFEGPQSKVFDEAENRMHTIKAVMYATLK; encoded by the coding sequence ATGCCAAAGAATTTACAAGGAAGAAGTTTTTTAAAATTATTAGATTTTACAAGTCAAGATATAAGATATTTGTTAGATTTATCAAAAAAATTTAAGGAATTAAAATTAACTAGAACACCACATAAGTATCTTGAAGGTAAAAATATTGCATTATTATTTGAAAAAACATCAACAAGAACTAGATGTGCATTTGAAGTTGCAGGGTATGATTTAGGTATGGGAGTTACATATCTAGAACCAGGTTCATCACAAATGGGTAAAAAAGAAAGTATTGCAGATACAGCTAGAGTACTAGGTAGAATGTATGATGGAATAGAATATAGAGGTTTTTCACAAGATTTAGTACAAGAATTATCAGATAAAGCTGGTGTTCCTGTTTGGAATGGTTTAACAGATATGTTCCATCCAACACAAATGCTTGCTGACTTATTAACAATTGAAGAAAACTTTGGGCATTTAAAGGGTATAAATTTTACATTTATGGGTGATGCAAGAAATAATGTGGCTAATTCATTATTAATAGCTTGTGCAAAAATGGGACTTAATTTTACAGCTTGTGGACCTAAGGAATTAGTTCCAAAAGAATCATTAATTGAAAAAGCAAAAGAAATTGCAAAAGAAACTGGAGCAAAGATAAAATTTACTGAAAATGTTGAAGAAGGTTGTAAAAATGCAGATGTAATTTATACAGATATTTGGGTATCAATGGGAGAACCAGATTCTGTTTGGGAACAAAGAATAAAATTATTAAGTCCTTATCAAGTAAATAAAAAAGCTATGGAATATGCAAATTCTGAAGCAATTTTCTTACATTGTTTACCATCATTCCATGATAGAAATACAACAATAGGTGAACAAATATTTGAAAAATATGGTTTACCTGAAATGGAAGTTGCAAATGAAATCTTTGAAGGCCCTCAATCAAAGGTTTTTGATGAAGCTGAAAATAGAATGCATACAATAAAAGCAGTTATGTATGCAACATTAAAATAA
- the arcC gene encoding carbamate kinase yields the protein MKKRIVIALGGNALGKTPEQQLELVRGTARVIVEMAKEGYDIIVGHGNGPQVGMINLAMDYAANGSAGTPYMPFAECGAMSQGYIGYHLQQAIREELKRQQLEKDVISVVTQVLVDPKDKAFENPTKPVGMFYTKEQADKISKEKNFVFVEDAGRGYRRVVPSPLPLEIIELNSIEKLVNANTIVIAVGGGGIPVINTINGLKGVDAVIDKDRSSAKLALDLKADMLVILTAVDNVYINYNKVNQEKLSTLTLDEANRYIKEGQFAKGSMLPKVEACIDFVKHSNNATALITSLEKAAQALKGEVGTIIKK from the coding sequence ATGAAAAAAAGAATTGTAATAGCTTTAGGAGGAAATGCTCTAGGTAAGACACCTGAACAACAATTAGAATTAGTTCGTGGAACTGCTAGAGTGATAGTTGAAATGGCCAAAGAGGGATATGATATAATAGTTGGTCATGGAAATGGACCTCAAGTTGGAATGATAAATCTTGCAATGGATTATGCAGCAAATGGAAGTGCTGGGACACCATATATGCCTTTTGCTGAATGTGGAGCTATGAGTCAAGGTTACATAGGATATCATTTACAACAAGCTATAAGGGAAGAATTAAAAAGACAACAACTAGAAAAAGATGTTATTTCAGTTGTTACACAAGTATTAGTTGATCCAAAAGATAAAGCTTTTGAAAATCCAACAAAACCAGTTGGAATGTTTTATACAAAGGAACAAGCAGATAAAATTTCAAAAGAAAAAAATTTCGTATTTGTTGAAGATGCAGGTAGAGGTTATAGAAGGGTTGTGCCATCTCCATTACCACTTGAAATTATTGAATTAAATAGCATAGAAAAATTAGTTAATGCTAATACTATAGTTATAGCAGTTGGTGGCGGAGGAATACCGGTAATAAATACAATTAATGGTTTAAAGGGAGTAGATGCAGTAATAGATAAAGATAGATCTAGTGCAAAATTAGCCTTAGATTTAAAAGCAGATATGTTAGTTATATTAACAGCGGTTGACAATGTTTATATAAATTATAATAAGGTTAATCAAGAAAAATTATCTACATTGACTTTAGATGAAGCAAATCGCTATATAAAAGAAGGTCAGTTCGCTAAAGGAAGTATGTTACCTAAAGTTGAAGCTTGTATTGATTTTGTTAAACACTCAAATAATGCTACAGCATTGATTACATCTCTAGAAAAAGCAGCTCAAGCTTTAAAAGGTGAAGTTGGAACAATTATAAAAAAATAA